The Candidatus Hydrogenedentota bacterium DNA window GCCCCACGCGTACCTTCCCCCTGTTTGCGGGCTTGAAAATCGAAGTCGAGCTGGCCGTTTTCATTGGCGTCGCGCGTGGCCAGCACATAGGCCCTCAGCACGTCAATATGGTACTGCAGCTTGATGTCGGCGACGGGCGGCGCATTGTCCGTAATGCCTCCCGTCTGCCCCCACGGACCGACGCCGATCAAGACATAATCGTCATATTGCGGTGTGGGGAAAGACATGTTGTAGTCATCGATGGGGTTGTTGCCCGGGCCCGCGCCGTCGTCAATGGCGTACATGTATTTGACCATGTCCGTGGCCTTCCATTTCTTGAAGAACCACGTTGCGTACTGGTCGGCCTGGCGCTTGTTCACAGGAAGGTAAATATACGGCGCCTGCACCTGGGACGGCACGAGGGGAGGGACGCCAATGTACAGCGGCTCGTAGTCCGGGCTGGCCGGGTCCTCCGCAAACAGGTACCTGTTGGGGCCGGTCTGTATTCCCGCCGGGGTGTACTCGAGGCGGTCCACCGCGCCGTTTCGGTTGGCATCGTTGGTATCGGAAAAGCGGTCATACAAATCCGTCACTCCAAACAGGCCGATCCGGGCGAGGTATGGCTGGAGATACATAAGCGGCGCGCCGCCCGCCGTATCATAACCGGTGTAGTAGCCGTAGGCGGGGGGATACCCGCCATGCTCGGAGGCATACACGGACAACGCGTTGCGTATGGCGTTGAAATCCGTGTCGACATCGCGGACCTTGGCCAGTTCCAGCGCTCTGGGCAATCCCACCGCCAGCAGGCCGGCAAGGATACTTATAATCGCGATAACGACAAGAAGCTCGATCAGGGTAAAGCCCCAGCCTTTGCCCGTGTACATGGGTCGCACCTCCCTGTTACAATGCACAGCGCACTGCCTATTCAAATGATAACATGGCATGGAGGTATCGTCAAATAATATCCCCATCAATGAGGCCGTTCTCTCGATATATCAAGGATATAGCCGAAATGAGCAAGCTGTGAATTATGCAATGACATCCAAAATGGCAACCCTTAACGAGGCTCAGCGCGAGGCCGTCAAACACCCAGTGGGCCCTGCCCTGGTCCTGGCCGGGGCCGGCACTGGGAAAACGCGCGTCATTATCGAACGCCTTGCCTGGTTAGTTGATGAGTGCGGTGTGGAGCCGCGCCATCTGTTAGCTATGACATTCACCAACCGCGCCGCCGACGAGATGCGCGGCAGGCTGGCGCAACGGCTCGGGATGCGCCGTGTCGGAGCGTGGCTGGGCACGTTTCATGCCTTCGGCTTGTACGTGCTTCGCCGCGAGATTGGGATGCTGAGGCGTTCCCGGCAGTTTACGGTGATGGACGACGGCGACCAGCTGACTCTGATGAAGCGCCTTGTAAAAGAGCTTCCAGCCCGGTATGTCCAGGTATCCCCCCGGCAAGCGCTCCAGTGGATCAGCCTGCGCAAACAGGACCTGAGAACTCCCGAGGACACGTCCGTTGATGGGGAGGATGAGGCGTGCCGTGCGCTGTGGGACCGCTATCACAGGGCGCTCGAGAAGAGCAATGGCCTCGATTTCGACGACCTGCTGGTCCTGTCCGCGCGGGTGTTCCGCGAGCACGATGAGGTCAGGGCGCGCTACGGGAGACGGTTCGCGTACGTGCACGTGGACGAGTACCAGGATACGAACCGGGCGCAGTACGTCATCGCCCGCGAACTGGTCCGGGATCACGGCAACTTGTTTGTCGTAGGGGACGAAGATCAGAGCATTTACGCGTGGCGCGGGGCGAGCATCCGAAACATCCTTGATTTCGAATCCGACTTTCCCGGCGCGCTGGTCTACCGCCTCGAGGAGAACTATCGTAGCACCAGCACCATCCTGAACGTGGCCAACGCGGTCGTGTTAAACAACGTAGGGCGTCTCGGCAAGACACTCCGGACGACGCGCAAGGAAACGCAGCCGGTGCGCGTGTACGAAGCCACGGACGCCGAAGACGAAGCCCGGTTTGTGGCGCACGACATCGCCGGAAGTGAATTGTCTCCGCAGGGCACGGCCGTCCTGTTCCGAACCAACGCCCAAGCGCGGCTCATCGAGGAAGCGCTCCGGAGAAACGGTATGGCCTACGTGGTCATCGGCGGCGTCTCTTTCTACGGGCGCAAAGAAGTGAAGGATATCCTGGCCTATCTCCGTATCATCGTCAACCCTGCTGACGATCAGGCGGTCCGGCGCGTGCTGAACGTGCCCACTCGCGGGATCGGCGACCATGCCATGGAGACTATCGAAGCGTATGGCGCCGAGCGCGGCCGCCCCCTTTTCGAGATTTTGCGCGAGGTCGAACATGATCAGACCCTGTCGCTCCGGGCGCGCGAGGGAGCAAGCCGCTTTGTGCATATTGTCGACGACCTTGCCCTGCAGGCAAAGACCAAGCCCCTTGCGGAGGTGGTCAATTCGTTGCTGAGCGCGATTCAATACCGGGATTATGTGAAGCGGTCCGACGAACGCGATTTTCGGACTGGGCTCGAGATCGTCGAGGAATTCGTGTCGGCATGCGTCAGATTCGACGAGGAAAAACGCGGGGAACTGCGGGAGTTTCTCGAAGAACTTGCCTTGTCGAGCCAGGTGGACGAACTCGACCCCAATGCGCCCGCGATCAAACTTCTGACCTGCCACAGCGCGAAAGGCCTTGAGTTCGACAACGTTTACTTGATAGGTTTGGAGGAAGGACTGCTGCCGCACGCGAGTGCGCTCGAGTCCGAAACCGAGGTGGAGGAAGAGCGGCGCCTGTGTTACGTTGCCATGACCCGTGCGCGTGACCGGCTTACCCTGTCACTGGCGCGGTCCCGCATCGTCTTTGGCATGCGGGAGATGCGGGAGCCCTCGCGGTTCCTGGGCGAGGTCCCCTCAAACTTGCTCGAGCGCGTCGAACCGGCGAAGGCTGAGGGGCGCGGCGGCGAGCCGAAGCCGTCGGCGAAACCGGCGGCGGACCCGGACGAAATCAAGATGGGAACGCATGTCCGGCATGCCCAGTTCGGTCCGGGCGTGGTAATGTACACCAAGGGCACGGGCAAAAAACTGCGGGCGCATATACGATTCCAGAGCGGCCGGACGCGCGAGTTCATGGTAAGCGTCGCGCCGCTGGAAATCCTCGAAAGGAAGAAACGGTGAGCCTGGACGAATTGCGAAAGCGAATCGACGAACTGGATTCCGAGATTCTGCGGTGTCTCAACGAACGCGCCAAATGCGCCATGACGATCGGCGACATCAAGAGAGCCAACAACGCGGCGTATTACGTGCCCGAGCGCGAGCGGGCCGTGTACGACAAGCTCCAGCGCGAAAACAAGGGGCCGCTTGCTGAAGCTGCGGTAAAGGCAATCTACCGCGAGATCATCAGCGCGGTCCGGGCGCTCGAAAAACCCGTGGACGTGGCGTTTCTGGGACCCCGCGACACCTTCAGCCACAAGGCATCGCTGCGGATTTTCGGGACCCATGCCACCTACCACCCGGTGGCGGCGGTCGACGACATTTTCACCGAAGTCGAGCGATTCCGCGTCGATTACGGCGTTGTGCCAGTTGAAACATCGATGGGCGGCAGCATCAGCGACACGCTCGATCGTTTCTTGAGTTCAGACGTCAAAATCGTGAACGAAATCATGCTGCACATCGTTGAGAACCTGCTGTCGAATTCGCCGCTGGAAGAGATAAGCAAAGTATATTCGAAAGCCCAGCCATTCATACAGTGCCGCAACTGGCTCAAAGCCAACCTTCCCACGGCCAAGCTGGTCGAGACCTCGAGCACGGCCGAGGCCGCGCGCGTTGCCGCGGGCGAGCCCGGCGCGGCGGCTATCGCGAGCGATCTCGCCGCCGAAACCTACAACCTCAACATCCTCGTCCGCGGAATCGAGGACGCTTCGGCGAACTTCACGCGGTTCTTCGTCATTGGGCGTCAGTTGGCGAAACCCACCGGAAACGACAAGACGTCTATCCTGTGCTACATCAAGGATCGGCCGGGGGCGTTGTACGATTTGCTGACGCCGTTGCGGGAAGCTAAAATCAATCTGACTCGCATCGAGTCACGGCCCTCGCGGCGCAAAGCGTGGGATTACGTGTTCTTCATCGACATGAACGGCCACTGCGAAGATCCCGATGTGAAGAAGGCGCTGCAGGAATTGTCGCATTATTGCACGGAACTCAAGGTCCTCGGGTCGTTCCCGGGCGGCGATTTGGTGTATTAGCGTTTACAATCTGGACGCCGGGACGCGGCACGCTGTCGGGGCGGACCGCTCCGGGGCCATGGTGAAAAACAGGCAGGGAGGTAACACGGTGAAGAAGGTGCTGTCGATAGGTTTGGCCGCGGCGTTGGGACTGGCTTGTATCGTGATCGTCAATGGCTGTGAGCGCGATAGAATGACCCCCCAACGAGCGGATGCGGCGCGCAAAGTCGAACTCAAACTGGCGGAGGCCGAAAAGGAAAAGGAAAATATGGAAAGCCAACACGAAGCCGCAAACACGGCTCTATTGGAGCGCGCGCCGTTGCCCGATGGGTATAACGGAGGCAAATCACCTCAGGACGCCACCCTGGCCGCCCCCGAGACCTTCAAGGTCCAGTTCGTATGCTCGAACGGTAATTTCGTGGTTGAATGCCACCGGGAGTGGGCGCCCTTTGGCGTGGACCGCTTTTACAACCTCGTGGTCCAGGGATTCTTCAACGAAGCCCGCTTCTTCCGGGTACTGCCCGGGTTCGTGGTCCAGTTCGGGATCAACGGCGACCCCGCGCTCATGGGGCAGTGGGGTGATGCGACCATCCAGGACGAACCCGTCAAGAAAGGCAACCAGAAAGGCACCCTCACCTTCGCCAAGTCTCCGATGCCTAACTCGCGCAGCACGCAGCTGTTCATCAACCTGACGGATAACACCGCCCAGCTGGACCCACAGGGCTTCTCGGCGTTCGGAGAGGTAATCGAGGGCATGAGCGTCGTCGAGAAGATCTCCCCCAAGTACGGCGAGCGGCCCAACCAGATGATGATTCAGGAGAAGGGTAACGAGTACTTGAAATCCAGTTTCCCTGACCTGGACTACGTCAAAGAGGCTTACATCGCGAAATAGTGATTTTGTGCGGGCGGGATCTCGAGATTGGTCCCGCCCTTCTTATGTAGTAGAATGGTCTCATCTCGGGTCTCGGTCAACTGATTCGGTCGTTTTGAACGACTTCTAACAGGAGTAAGGCCATGTCAAGCCTGCGCTGGGGAATCCTGAGCACTGCCCGAATCGGGAAGAGCGTGATGCGGGGCATCGGTATGAGCAACGCCTGTTGTATGCAGGCCGTCGCCAGCCGCGACAAATCGCGCGCGATCGAGTGGGCCAAGGAAAACGGCATTCCCCGCGCGTTCGGCTCCTACGATGAGTTGCTGCACTCGGGCGAAGTCGACGCCATCTACAACCCGCTGCCCAACAGCATGCATGCCGAATGGACCATCAGGGCTCTCGAGGCCGGTCTCCCTGTATTGTGCGAAAAGCCGTTCACGACCAACGCAGCCGAGGCCCGGAAAGTCGTCCAGGCGGCCAGGAGCAAGCACCTGCCCGTAGCCGAGGCCTTCATGTACCGCTACCATCCCGTCTACGACCGCGTCCGTGCGCTGATTGACGAGGGCGCCGTCGGCGATATTGTCACCATCCGGAGCACCTTCTCGTTTCCTCTCGACGACCCGAACGATATCCGTCTCAAGCCTGAATTGGCCGGCGGAGCGTTGATGGACGTCGGGTGTTACTGCGTGAATTTCGCGCGCATGATGGCCCGCTGCGAACCCGTGTGCGCCAGCGCGTTTGTTCGCCAGGGCGCCGTCGATAAGACCGTGATCGCGTGCCTCGAGTTTCCCAACAAACTGCTCGCGTATTTCGAGTGCAGTTTCGAGACCCATGTCCGTATGCGGGCCGTGATCGAAGGCACCGGCGGAACGCTCATCCTGCCCAGTCCGTGGTTCCCTGGCGAAGACCGGGCGGACATCATTCTGCGCCACGGCGACCAGGAAACACGCGAACACACGCCAGGCGCGGATACGTATCAGCTCGAGGTCGAGGATTTCGTCAACGCATGCCGGACCCGCCAGCCGACCCGTTGGCCCGCCGAAGACGCTATTGCCAACATGGCCGTGATCGACGCCATCCACCTGTCGGCAAAAGAGCGCTGCCCGGTCAAGGTTGCCAACGCCTGAAAAGGACCGGCCCAAGCGAGCCACGCGCCCCGCGTGACTGGACCGGTCCGTCCCGCAACGGAGGGCCGGTTTTCCAACCGGCTGGGAATTCGCCGGGGCCTGACAAACCCACACTCCGCTGAAGAAATACCCCTTGGGGCGAATCGCGTGTCGTCCAGTGAAGGTCCGCGCCACCGTCGGCGCCGCCGGGGAGATTCACAATTCTCCAGTCCCTTGCCCCTGAGCCCTCTCGATCAGCACCACCGCGAGGGCATAGGTCTTAGTATGCGACAACGTGAGATGGACCCGCGCGCCGTCGGGCAACAGGCCGCGCAGGGACGGGCCCAGCCGCAACTCGGGTTGTCCGCCCTCGCCACGGATTACTTCGAGCTCCGCCAAATCCCACTCCGCGCGGATGCCGGTCCCAAGCGCTTTAGCGAAGGCCTCCTTGGCCGCCCAGCGCGCGGCGAGGGTCTGCATCCGGCGCTTCGGCTTCTCGTCGGCGTACGCAAGCTCGGCGTCGCTGAACACCCGCAAGACCCTGCCGCGTTCGATGCGGCGCGCCATCTCCGCCACGTCCACGATATCCGTCCCGATGCCGAGGATCATGTCAGTGTTTTCTCCCGTACTGGCTGGTCACAGCTTGACGTACTCCGGTTTTCTGGTGACCGCACTGTGACTGATGCGGAAGGCGCCCGTGAGACGCCATTTGCTCAAAGACGGCCCCCCGTTGAGCAGGATCAACAAGAACACGGTAATGCTGACTGCCGCACTGGGACCCGAACCGAATCCGCGCCGCTCCATCTCGGTTACGATACAAAAGCCCGCCAGGAGGGCAGCCAAAGGCGCCGCGAAGATAACGTCATACTGGGGGATGATGATTCTGCCCGTGAACAGCCGGCCTAACAAGCTGATCGGCGCCCCATATCCGTTGCTGTACCTCATCAGACGGATGATCGCCGCGATCATGAACAAACAAAAGAGGCTACCTGCCAAGGATTCCGCAGAGTTCCCCTCAGAGACCCCCATATCATTGCGAAGGCAAGACCATCGTACAAAAGTGGCCACGGCAATGTAATACCCCGGCAACAGGGCCAGCAGCACGGCATCGATACGCGAGAACCACGGACGCTGCCAGCGCAAGCGCAATGCTCTAAGGGGCCAACCGAGATCGTCCGCAAGATGGCTCAGAGCCACGTCTCCCAGTTCGACAAGCCTGGGCGATACCTGTTCCAAAACCTGCTCCGCCCGCCGCCTTGAATACTTTCCGCCCAGGGTAATGGCATACGCATCGGGTTCCCACGGGAACCGGTACAGACTGCGCTCGAGTCCCCGGTGGGCCACGCCGTACAAGACTACCAGCGCCGCACACGACGCCCACGGCCAGGCCAGCAGACCCAGAGGCACGCCGAAACCGAAGGCGGCCGCATAAGTGTAAGGTCTGTCTCCTGCCCGCACCAGGATCCACAGCGCGGCCAGGCAGTATCCTGTCAGAAAGATCATCGGAACGATGTACACATCCAGCGGCGTGAAGAAATAGGTCAAGAGCGAGACGGCCGCCAGAACGATACAATCCTGCGTTGACACCCCAATCGGACCCAACGGCAACGGCTTGCCGGGCTGCCACGGCGTCGCGCGAAGCCATGCGAGATACTTGCGGTTCGTGAGAGGGTGACAACGCAGAGCGCGCGCAAAAGCCCATATCAGCATGACAAAACCGCCGATCCCGCACGCAAACAAGGGAAGGAATTCTTTCATCACGCTCGCCGTCACGCGCGCTATGTGGTACTGGGGCAATGTCGTATATGTGGCCAGGAACGTGTCCGTCCCTTCCGCGGCAAGGGCGAAGAGCAGCGAGCTCGCAAACAGCGCCAAGCAGACCTGCGCCATTGAGAAGCCGGGAACGCCCCTGCGAAACCATCGAATGAACGCTCTCATCGTTCTTCCCCTTCGAAATAGCGCTCGATGTTGGCGGCGGTATCGGGGTTGACGATATGCTCGAGGACCTCCTGCAGCGACCCGATGCATCCCGTCTGTTTTCGCAGGCCGTCCGGCGTATCGAAGGCGGCGATGCGGCCGTCTACCAGAATGACGATGCGGTGCGCGATCTCTTCGACGATCTCGGGGACCGGCGTCGCGATAAGCACCGTAACATCCCGCCGCTGGGCCAGCCGCTGGAGGAC harbors:
- a CDS encoding Gfo/Idh/MocA family oxidoreductase; the protein is MSSLRWGILSTARIGKSVMRGIGMSNACCMQAVASRDKSRAIEWAKENGIPRAFGSYDELLHSGEVDAIYNPLPNSMHAEWTIRALEAGLPVLCEKPFTTNAAEARKVVQAARSKHLPVAEAFMYRYHPVYDRVRALIDEGAVGDIVTIRSTFSFPLDDPNDIRLKPELAGGALMDVGCYCVNFARMMARCEPVCASAFVRQGAVDKTVIACLEFPNKLLAYFECSFETHVRMRAVIEGTGGTLILPSPWFPGEDRADIILRHGDQETREHTPGADTYQLEVEDFVNACRTRQPTRWPAEDAIANMAVIDAIHLSAKERCPVKVANA
- a CDS encoding type II secretion system protein codes for the protein MYTGKGWGFTLIELLVVIAIISILAGLLAVGLPRALELAKVRDVDTDFNAIRNALSVYASEHGGYPPAYGYYTGYDTAGGAPLMYLQPYLARIGLFGVTDLYDRFSDTNDANRNGAVDRLEYTPAGIQTGPNRYLFAEDPASPDYEPLYIGVPPLVPSQVQAPYIYLPVNKRQADQYATWFFKKWKATDMVKYMYAIDDGAGPGNNPIDDYNMSFPTPQYDDYVLIGVGPWGQTGGITDNAPPVADIKLQYHIDVLRAYVLATRDANENGQLDFDFQARKQGEGTRGA
- the pheA gene encoding prephenate dehydratase — translated: MSLDELRKRIDELDSEILRCLNERAKCAMTIGDIKRANNAAYYVPERERAVYDKLQRENKGPLAEAAVKAIYREIISAVRALEKPVDVAFLGPRDTFSHKASLRIFGTHATYHPVAAVDDIFTEVERFRVDYGVVPVETSMGGSISDTLDRFLSSDVKIVNEIMLHIVENLLSNSPLEEISKVYSKAQPFIQCRNWLKANLPTAKLVETSSTAEAARVAAGEPGAAAIASDLAAETYNLNILVRGIEDASANFTRFFVIGRQLAKPTGNDKTSILCYIKDRPGALYDLLTPLREAKINLTRIESRPSRRKAWDYVFFIDMNGHCEDPDVKKALQELSHYCTELKVLGSFPGGDLVY
- a CDS encoding 3'-5' exonuclease, whose translation is MNYAMTSKMATLNEAQREAVKHPVGPALVLAGAGTGKTRVIIERLAWLVDECGVEPRHLLAMTFTNRAADEMRGRLAQRLGMRRVGAWLGTFHAFGLYVLRREIGMLRRSRQFTVMDDGDQLTLMKRLVKELPARYVQVSPRQALQWISLRKQDLRTPEDTSVDGEDEACRALWDRYHRALEKSNGLDFDDLLVLSARVFREHDEVRARYGRRFAYVHVDEYQDTNRAQYVIARELVRDHGNLFVVGDEDQSIYAWRGASIRNILDFESDFPGALVYRLEENYRSTSTILNVANAVVLNNVGRLGKTLRTTRKETQPVRVYEATDAEDEARFVAHDIAGSELSPQGTAVLFRTNAQARLIEEALRRNGMAYVVIGGVSFYGRKEVKDILAYLRIIVNPADDQAVRRVLNVPTRGIGDHAMETIEAYGAERGRPLFEILREVEHDQTLSLRAREGASRFVHIVDDLALQAKTKPLAEVVNSLLSAIQYRDYVKRSDERDFRTGLEIVEEFVSACVRFDEEKRGELREFLEELALSSQVDELDPNAPAIKLLTCHSAKGLEFDNVYLIGLEEGLLPHASALESETEVEEERRLCYVAMTRARDRLTLSLARSRIVFGMREMREPSRFLGEVPSNLLERVEPAKAEGRGGEPKPSAKPAADPDEIKMGTHVRHAQFGPGVVMYTKGTGKKLRAHIRFQSGRTREFMVSVAPLEILERKKR
- a CDS encoding peptidylprolyl isomerase encodes the protein MKKVLSIGLAAALGLACIVIVNGCERDRMTPQRADAARKVELKLAEAEKEKENMESQHEAANTALLERAPLPDGYNGGKSPQDATLAAPETFKVQFVCSNGNFVVECHREWAPFGVDRFYNLVVQGFFNEARFFRVLPGFVVQFGINGDPALMGQWGDATIQDEPVKKGNQKGTLTFAKSPMPNSRSTQLFINLTDNTAQLDPQGFSAFGEVIEGMSVVEKISPKYGERPNQMMIQEKGNEYLKSSFPDLDYVKEAYIAK
- the acpS gene encoding holo-ACP synthase codes for the protein MILGIGTDIVDVAEMARRIERGRVLRVFSDAELAYADEKPKRRMQTLAARWAAKEAFAKALGTGIRAEWDLAELEVIRGEGGQPELRLGPSLRGLLPDGARVHLTLSHTKTYALAVVLIERAQGQGTGEL